In the Natronobacterium texcoconense genome, one interval contains:
- a CDS encoding zinc ribbon domain-containing protein, which produces MGSQRRNRHERRADTYCSNCGTALESSMNYCPSCGDRIDRATADRSASTTVDSASRNRLESRIAAAVRDGWELEHDFGDHAVMIRRTFGSTDEHLVVALLTIWWTMGLGNALYGVYKYVEDADRMVLRSEPYGADDAEQSASSSHLLHRVTAVACWLTAAVLAAIGVAVATSGLSPLLYVLAAGFVFLGMASLPSVSSRLARRHSLLTNGRTRSVEERSVVDYERPCTACSEPVGRGIERIYRAEFCLLGVPLTGSEGRNYYCSRCANAEVTEPPTAASSSEPRQADPEPESTETTADATRLD; this is translated from the coding sequence ATGGGCAGCCAGCGGCGGAACCGACACGAGCGCCGAGCCGATACCTACTGTTCGAACTGCGGAACGGCTCTCGAGTCGTCGATGAACTACTGTCCGTCCTGTGGCGATCGGATCGACCGGGCGACCGCCGATCGGTCGGCGTCGACCACCGTCGACTCGGCCAGCCGGAACCGCCTCGAGTCCCGGATCGCCGCGGCAGTCCGCGACGGCTGGGAACTCGAGCACGACTTCGGCGATCACGCCGTGATGATCAGGCGGACGTTCGGCTCGACGGACGAACACCTGGTGGTCGCGCTACTGACGATCTGGTGGACGATGGGACTCGGAAACGCCCTCTACGGCGTCTACAAGTACGTCGAAGACGCCGATCGGATGGTTCTCCGCTCGGAGCCGTACGGAGCCGACGACGCGGAACAGTCCGCCTCGAGCAGTCACCTGCTTCACCGTGTGACTGCTGTCGCCTGTTGGCTCACGGCTGCCGTCCTCGCAGCGATCGGCGTCGCAGTCGCCACATCCGGGCTGTCTCCGCTCCTGTACGTCCTCGCCGCTGGATTCGTCTTCCTCGGGATGGCATCACTACCGTCGGTCTCGAGCCGCCTGGCCCGGCGACACTCCCTCCTGACCAACGGGCGAACGCGATCGGTCGAGGAACGGTCCGTCGTCGACTACGAACGACCCTGTACCGCGTGTTCGGAACCGGTCGGGCGAGGGATCGAGCGAATCTACCGCGCAGAATTCTGTCTTCTCGGGGTTCCGCTAACGGGCTCCGAAGGCCGGAACTACTACTGTAGCCGGTGTGCGAACGCGGAGGTCACGGAACCGCCGACGGCCGCGTCCTCGAGCGAACCGCGGCAGGCGGACCCGGAACCCGAATCCACGGAGACGACCGCCGACGCGACGCGACTCGACTGA
- a CDS encoding phosphatase PAP2 family protein: protein MGRTTLETLLFDESTNEAVRAALPDPAIPFFETVTHLGDGATLLVLLATMYWFGAASSRRTRALVIGIGLLGFSVSAGLKGAIAAPRPDVTFTHAVFSPYSFPSGHALGSATVYGAIAVYAELWTKRVRYLLAGTIIVLVSLSRVVIGAHFLGDVLAGMILGIAIVALVYYADPDPGYTFVLAGAIAVLSFAFGSTHYTTLTTGAAIGAALAWTYARDRSTTPRGASLLVLGAVVVPILVAVRLITVDWNPHWIGDVVGYAAVVGFAVLLPEIAATLDDRPVVERLQETLPFAGRTVDPGQVPPRERE from the coding sequence ATGGGACGAACGACCCTCGAAACCCTCCTGTTCGACGAATCGACCAACGAAGCAGTTCGAGCGGCACTGCCGGATCCCGCGATCCCGTTCTTCGAGACAGTCACGCACCTCGGTGACGGTGCGACGCTACTCGTACTGCTGGCGACGATGTACTGGTTCGGCGCGGCCTCGAGTCGACGCACGCGCGCGCTCGTCATCGGGATCGGGCTGCTGGGATTCTCCGTCTCGGCCGGACTGAAGGGGGCCATCGCCGCACCGCGACCCGACGTCACCTTTACACACGCCGTCTTCAGCCCCTACAGTTTCCCGAGCGGACACGCGCTGGGGTCGGCGACGGTGTACGGCGCGATCGCGGTTTACGCGGAACTGTGGACGAAACGAGTGCGATACCTCCTCGCGGGGACGATCATCGTCCTCGTCTCGCTGTCGAGAGTCGTCATCGGGGCTCACTTCCTCGGTGATGTACTGGCCGGGATGATCCTGGGAATCGCAATCGTAGCCCTCGTCTACTACGCCGATCCCGACCCTGGTTACACGTTCGTCCTCGCCGGCGCGATCGCCGTCCTCTCCTTTGCGTTCGGGTCGACTCACTACACGACGCTCACGACCGGCGCAGCGATCGGAGCGGCGCTCGCGTGGACGTACGCACGCGATCGCTCGACGACGCCGCGTGGCGCGTCGCTGCTCGTCCTCGGGGCAGTCGTCGTTCCGATTCTGGTCGCCGTCCGTCTGATCACCGTCGACTGGAACCCTCACTGGATCGGTGACGTCGTGGGCTACGCCGCCGTCGTCGGGTTCGCGGTACTGCTCCCGGAAATCGCAGCGACGCTCGACGACCGACCCGTCGTCGAGCGGCTACAGGAGACACTCCCATTTGCGGGCCGGACAGTCGATCCCGGACAGGTGCCGCCTCGAGAACGCGAATAG
- a CDS encoding DNA topoisomerase IV subunit A — protein MSADNNEQAREQLIDLAAQFYDQFELGEIPHMSVPTRTKNNIEYDEDSNVWVYGDRESTRSANSVRGARKLLKAVYTIDFLADQLEEDRSSTLRELYYLSESWDNEEAQFGDQDESNSLIEDLEIVSGVTREDFHMRPEESGATIMGPLHLREQTRRGEREIHCQEDVGEGGYQIPNNPDTIDFLDCDADFILAVETGGMRDRLVENGFDDEYNALVVHLKGQPARATRRITKRLHDELDLPVTVFTDGDPWSYRIYGSVAYGSIKSAHLSEYLATPEAQFIGIQPADIVEYDLPTDPLSDSDKNALESELSDPRFQTDYWEEQIELQLEIEKKSEQQSLASHGLDFVTDTYLPERLSEMGVL, from the coding sequence ATGAGCGCGGACAACAACGAACAAGCACGAGAGCAGTTGATCGATCTCGCGGCACAGTTCTACGACCAGTTCGAACTGGGCGAGATCCCTCACATGTCCGTCCCGACGCGGACGAAGAACAACATCGAGTACGACGAAGACAGCAACGTCTGGGTTTACGGCGACCGCGAGTCGACGCGGTCGGCGAACTCCGTCCGCGGCGCCCGGAAGCTCCTGAAGGCCGTCTACACGATCGACTTCCTCGCGGACCAGTTAGAGGAGGACCGTTCGTCGACCCTGCGTGAACTCTACTACCTCTCGGAGAGCTGGGACAACGAGGAAGCCCAGTTCGGCGATCAGGACGAGTCGAACAGCCTGATCGAGGACTTAGAGATCGTCTCGGGGGTCACTCGCGAGGACTTCCATATGCGTCCCGAGGAGTCGGGTGCGACGATCATGGGGCCGCTCCATCTGCGCGAGCAGACCCGTCGCGGCGAACGCGAGATTCACTGCCAGGAAGACGTCGGCGAGGGCGGCTACCAGATCCCGAACAACCCCGACACCATCGACTTTCTCGACTGTGACGCCGACTTCATCCTGGCCGTCGAGACCGGTGGTATGCGCGACCGACTCGTCGAGAACGGCTTCGACGACGAGTACAACGCCCTGGTCGTCCACCTGAAGGGTCAGCCCGCACGCGCGACCAGGCGGATCACCAAGCGACTCCACGACGAACTCGACCTGCCCGTTACGGTCTTTACAGACGGTGACCCGTGGTCGTACCGTATCTACGGCTCCGTCGCCTACGGCTCGATCAAGTCCGCCCACCTCTCTGAGTACCTGGCGACCCCGGAGGCGCAGTTCATCGGCATCCAGCCCGCCGACATCGTCGAGTACGACCTGCCGACCGACCCGCTCAGCGACTCGGACAAGAACGCCCTCGAGAGCGAACTCTCGGACCCGCGCTTCCAGACCGACTACTGGGAGGAACAGATCGAGTTGCAACTCGAGATCGAGAAGAAGTCCGAACAGCAGTCGCTGGCGTCGCACGGGCTTGACTTCGTGACGGATACGTATCTCCCCGAGCGACTCAGTGAGATGGGCGTCCTCTAG
- a CDS encoding DNA topoisomerase VI subunit B, giving the protein MTSFQSTLGDEPGIAEELAESQQAISIAEFFEKNKHMLGFDSGARGLVTAVKEAVDNALDAAEEAGILPDIYVEIQEDGDYYRLIVEDNGPGLTKESLPKVFGKLLYGSRFHAREQSRGQQGIGISAAVLYSQLTSGKPAKITSRTEGADEAQYFELIVDTDDNEPEISVEETTTWDRPHGTRIELEMEANMRARQQLHDYIKHTAVVNPHARLELREPKAHFKFERATDQLPEETEEIRPHPHGVELGTVMKMLTATDSQTVSGFLQEEFTRVGKKTADSIIDAFRDRHYGREMRWRPPAAHEDVDLHAAVSDATANKGADATAAFAEAIADEVDDYDRISHHELLEVVDSAAETVGEEHETTFGDTVRENAVDAVWLELIDAAPESDDESGDEDESEESRLVDDVYALADEATSTRKDDEVVRAFSERLAGRFEDATDEDVRHRFTRDTVRESVDRAAELTEEYDDVAFGDTARENVVEAIWGVMVTVPDDPPLVRELEDDRDATSDLVDGMRATDIMAPPTRCLAPISADLIEAGLEKEFDADFYASATRDAEVHGGDPFIVEAGIAYGGELGAEGSADVLRFANRVPLVYQRGACATTDVVKNIGWRNYGLDQPGGSGLPNGPVVIMIHVASTNVPFTSESKDAVANVPEMEDEIELAIREAARELKSYLNKRRSMQKRRKKQNVLGKILPEMATKVAEVTGREEPDIDDAIARIMNNVLVERQVEANGDSQSVSVVVENNSSTNESLEVTDIVSAEPTDLSDGASVVEMDGEWFVKWEPDIDSGDEATLEYEVDDDASFDLDVKGVESEKLTVSA; this is encoded by the coding sequence ATGACGTCGTTTCAGTCGACACTCGGTGACGAGCCGGGGATCGCCGAGGAGCTGGCGGAGAGTCAGCAGGCGATCTCCATCGCCGAGTTCTTCGAGAAGAACAAGCACATGCTCGGCTTCGACAGCGGCGCTCGAGGCCTCGTCACGGCCGTCAAGGAGGCCGTCGACAACGCCCTGGACGCCGCCGAGGAAGCCGGTATTCTGCCCGACATCTACGTCGAGATACAGGAGGATGGGGACTACTACCGGCTGATCGTCGAGGACAACGGGCCCGGGCTGACGAAGGAATCGCTGCCGAAAGTGTTCGGGAAACTGCTGTACGGGTCGCGCTTTCACGCCCGCGAACAGTCCCGTGGTCAGCAGGGGATCGGTATCTCCGCCGCCGTTCTCTACTCCCAGCTAACCAGCGGCAAACCGGCGAAGATCACCAGCCGCACCGAGGGGGCAGACGAGGCACAGTACTTCGAACTCATCGTCGACACTGACGATAACGAACCCGAGATCAGCGTCGAGGAGACGACCACGTGGGATCGCCCGCACGGGACGCGCATCGAACTCGAGATGGAAGCCAACATGCGCGCCCGCCAGCAGCTTCACGACTACATCAAGCACACGGCGGTCGTCAACCCACACGCGCGGCTCGAACTGCGCGAGCCGAAAGCCCACTTCAAGTTCGAGCGGGCGACCGACCAGTTGCCCGAGGAGACCGAGGAGATTCGACCCCACCCTCACGGCGTCGAACTCGGGACCGTGATGAAGATGCTGACGGCGACCGACTCCCAGACCGTCTCGGGCTTTTTGCAGGAGGAGTTCACCCGCGTCGGGAAGAAAACCGCCGACTCGATCATCGACGCCTTCCGCGACCGCCACTACGGTCGTGAGATGCGCTGGCGGCCGCCGGCGGCACACGAAGACGTCGACCTCCACGCCGCAGTCTCCGACGCCACGGCGAACAAGGGGGCGGATGCGACCGCTGCCTTCGCCGAAGCTATCGCCGACGAGGTCGACGACTACGACCGGATCTCTCATCACGAACTGCTCGAGGTCGTCGATTCGGCGGCCGAGACGGTTGGGGAAGAGCACGAAACCACGTTCGGCGACACTGTCCGGGAGAACGCAGTCGATGCGGTCTGGCTCGAGCTTATCGATGCCGCGCCGGAATCGGACGACGAGTCCGGCGACGAGGACGAATCCGAGGAATCCCGGCTCGTCGACGACGTTTACGCACTCGCCGACGAAGCGACGAGTACGCGCAAAGACGACGAGGTCGTCCGCGCGTTCAGCGAGCGACTCGCCGGCCGGTTCGAGGACGCCACCGACGAGGACGTTCGCCACCGGTTCACCCGCGATACGGTTCGGGAGTCCGTCGACCGCGCCGCGGAACTCACCGAGGAGTACGACGACGTCGCCTTCGGAGACACCGCCCGCGAGAACGTCGTCGAGGCGATCTGGGGCGTGATGGTCACCGTCCCCGACGACCCGCCGCTGGTTCGAGAACTCGAGGACGACCGCGACGCCACCAGCGACCTCGTCGACGGGATGCGCGCGACCGACATCATGGCACCGCCGACGCGGTGTCTCGCACCCATCTCGGCGGACCTGATCGAGGCAGGTCTCGAGAAGGAGTTCGACGCCGACTTCTATGCCTCCGCGACCCGCGACGCCGAGGTTCACGGCGGTGACCCGTTCATCGTCGAGGCCGGTATCGCCTACGGCGGCGAACTCGGGGCTGAAGGCAGTGCGGATGTCCTCCGCTTTGCGAATCGCGTCCCGCTGGTCTACCAGCGCGGTGCATGTGCGACGACGGACGTGGTGAAAAACATCGGCTGGCGTAACTACGGACTCGACCAGCCCGGCGGCTCCGGACTGCCGAACGGCCCCGTCGTCATCATGATCCACGTCGCGTCGACGAACGTGCCGTTCACGAGCGAGTCCAAGGACGCCGTCGCGAACGTCCCCGAGATGGAAGACGAGATCGAACTCGCGATCCGCGAGGCCGCTCGCGAACTCAAGAGCTACCTGAACAAACGCCGCTCGATGCAGAAACGGCGCAAGAAACAGAACGTCCTCGGCAAGATCCTCCCGGAGATGGCGACGAAAGTCGCCGAAGTTACCGGTCGCGAGGAACCGGACATCGACGACGCCATCGCACGCATCATGAACAACGTGCTCGTCGAACGCCAGGTCGAGGCAAACGGCGACAGCCAGTCGGTGTCGGTCGTCGTCGAGAACAACTCGAGTACGAACGAATCGCTCGAGGTCACCGACATCGTCTCGGCCGAACCCACCGACCTCTCCGATGGCGCGTCGGTCGTCGAGATGGACGGCGAGTGGTTCGTCAAGTGGGAACCCGACATCGACAGCGGTGACGAGGCGACCCTCGAGTACGAGGTCGACGACGACGCATCGTTCGATCTGGACGTAAAGGGAGTCGAAAGCGAGAAACTCACGGTGTCAGCATGA
- a CDS encoding helix-turn-helix domain-containing protein, which translates to MAPDDTDEHRVDEDDLDPDREPAFEDEERIRATAAEEVDQRIVDLLSWILDTETRAKIYVHLLANPGSTSEEVAKGTGLYPSTVREALAELHEEDRVTREKRASEGAGNNPYEYTAIQPSELVGGVVDQVQQELNTIFTLDQVLDREEDDRDEPAFGEDAEPVTITVDDTEPFDDDTDVDVATHDTEPDDEDDLETESDDETESDE; encoded by the coding sequence ATGGCTCCAGACGACACTGACGAGCACCGGGTAGACGAGGACGACCTCGACCCGGACCGGGAACCAGCGTTCGAGGACGAAGAACGGATTCGAGCCACGGCAGCCGAGGAGGTCGACCAGCGGATCGTCGACCTGCTCTCGTGGATCCTGGATACGGAGACGCGAGCGAAGATCTACGTCCACCTGCTCGCGAATCCAGGAAGCACCTCCGAAGAGGTCGCGAAAGGGACCGGCCTCTATCCGAGCACCGTCCGGGAGGCGCTGGCCGAACTTCACGAGGAAGATCGCGTCACGCGCGAAAAACGAGCCAGCGAGGGTGCCGGGAACAACCCCTACGAGTACACGGCAATCCAGCCAAGCGAACTCGTCGGCGGCGTCGTCGACCAGGTCCAGCAGGAACTGAACACCATCTTCACGCTGGACCAGGTCCTCGACCGCGAGGAGGACGACCGGGACGAACCAGCGTTCGGCGAGGACGCCGAACCCGTCACGATCACCGTCGACGACACCGAACCGTTCGACGACGACACTGACGTCGACGTCGCCACTCACGACACGGAACCGGACGACGAGGACGACCTCGAGACCGAATCGGACGACGAAACAGAGAGCGACGAGTAA